In Deltaproteobacteria bacterium, the following proteins share a genomic window:
- a CDS encoding redox-regulated ATPase YchF, whose product MKIGIVGLPGSGKTTIFNALTGSAAEVSAYQKGKKDPNLAVVKVPDIRLDRLSSMYNPKKTTYAQVQYVDISGTISAGEGTESSIHELLRLLHPVDALVHVVRNFDRSGEPPVPQEDLDALESELILTDLIILEKRIERLEKEIAKAGKGDPKELELLKKAGEILERGEALRGYPEIAQSPMLRGYAFLSAKPCIVVLNTGDDVELGATGLQLPGAVVLVELKGRLEMELAQLSPEEAEPFREDLGLEEPATLRLIRESYQLLGLISLFTVGKDEVRAWAIRQGTPAQKAAGAIHSDMEKGFIRAEVVSCDDLMACGSHFAAQKAGKVRLEGKNYLVQDGDIVDIRFNV is encoded by the coding sequence ATGAAGATAGGAATAGTCGGGCTGCCGGGCTCCGGCAAGACCACCATATTTAACGCCCTCACAGGAAGCGCTGCAGAGGTCTCCGCCTACCAAAAGGGCAAAAAAGACCCGAACCTGGCGGTAGTCAAGGTGCCGGACATCCGTTTGGACAGACTCTCATCCATGTACAATCCCAAAAAGACCACCTATGCCCAGGTACAGTACGTGGATATAAGCGGGACTATCTCTGCCGGAGAGGGTACGGAGTCTTCAATACATGAGCTCCTTAGACTCCTTCATCCTGTGGACGCCCTGGTACATGTGGTTCGAAACTTCGACCGGTCCGGCGAGCCCCCCGTGCCGCAGGAGGATCTGGATGCCCTGGAGTCCGAGCTCATTCTCACCGATCTCATCATCCTGGAGAAGAGGATTGAGAGATTGGAGAAGGAGATTGCCAAGGCCGGGAAAGGAGATCCCAAGGAGCTGGAGCTTCTTAAAAAGGCCGGGGAGATCCTGGAAAGGGGAGAGGCATTGAGAGGATATCCGGAGATAGCTCAATCCCCGATGCTCAGGGGTTATGCCTTTCTTTCGGCAAAACCCTGTATCGTGGTCCTTAACACCGGAGATGATGTAGAGCTTGGTGCTACAGGCCTTCAGCTCCCCGGTGCAGTTGTCCTTGTAGAGCTTAAAGGGAGGCTTGAGATGGAGCTGGCCCAGCTCTCACCTGAGGAAGCAGAACCCTTCAGGGAAGACCTGGGCCTTGAAGAACCCGCCACCCTCCGTTTGATCAGAGAATCTTATCAGCTTCTGGGCCTCATTTCCTTATTTACTGTGGGAAAAGATGAGGTCCGTGCCTGGGCAATCCGGCAGGGCACCCCTGCCCAGAAAGCTGCCGGGGCCATCCATTCTGACATGGAAAAGGGCTTTATCAGGGCAGAGGTGGTATCCTGCGACGATCTCATGGCCTGCGGCAGCCATTTTGCTGCCCAGAAGGCCGGGAAGGTGAGGCTTGAGGGCAAAAACTACCTTGTGCAGGACGGCGATATTGTAGATATACGCTTTAATGTATAG
- a CDS encoding molybdenum cofactor biosynthesis protein: MYTAGVLTVSDSAARGDRRDESGPAIRHLLERHGYNVLSHKTVPDEVQDVRCILIKWADDASLDIIVTTGGTGLFPRDITPEATKSIIEREVPGISEAIRIRGLDSTPRAMLSRGIAGVRGKTLIINLPGSPSAVTQGMEVILPVLRHALDKIKGDPTPCR; the protein is encoded by the coding sequence GTGTATACCGCCGGCGTTCTCACTGTGAGTGACAGCGCTGCCAGGGGAGACAGGAGAGATGAATCCGGGCCTGCAATCCGCCACCTGCTCGAACGGCATGGCTACAACGTGCTCTCGCACAAGACAGTCCCTGACGAAGTACAGGATGTCAGGTGCATATTAATCAAATGGGCAGACGATGCCTCTTTGGATATCATAGTTACTACAGGCGGCACGGGGCTGTTTCCCAGGGACATCACGCCTGAAGCCACGAAATCCATAATAGAGCGGGAGGTCCCCGGGATCTCGGAAGCCATCCGCATCAGGGGCCTTGATTCCACACCAAGGGCCATGCTTTCGAGAGGGATTGCCGGAGTGCGGGGCAAGACACTTATTATCAATCTGCCCGGCAGTCCTTCGGCCGTGACTCAGGGAATGGAGGTAATACTTCCCGTGCTTAGACATGCCTTGGATAAAATCAAGGGAGATCCCACTCCCTGCCGGTAG